One region of Bacillus pumilus genomic DNA includes:
- a CDS encoding aspartate kinase codes for MGLIVQKFGGTSVGSTEKIRNAAERVIAEREAGHDVVVVVSAMGKSTDVLVDLAKELTDHPRKREMDMLLATGEQVTISLLTMALQAKGYDAISFTGWQAGMKTEQVHGNARIVDIDESRIKEELSAGKVVVVAGFQGIADDLHITTLGRGGSDTTAVALAAALKADKCDIYTDVPGVFTTDPRYVPAARKLAGISYDEMLELANLGAGVLHPRAVEFAKNYQVPLEVRSSIENESGTLIEEESSMEQNLVVRGIAFEDQITRVTVCGLSSGLTTLSTIFTTLAKQNINVDIIIQSVTSTNQTSISFSVKTDDLSKTVEVLEEYKGALGYEQIETESKLAKVSIVGSGMVSNPGVAAEMFAVLAEKDIQVKMVSTSEIKVSTVVGRDDMVKAVEALHDAFDLSKVAAHS; via the coding sequence ATGGGACTAATTGTACAAAAATTTGGCGGAACGTCTGTTGGATCGACAGAAAAAATTCGCAATGCTGCAGAAAGGGTCATCGCTGAACGCGAGGCCGGACATGATGTGGTTGTGGTTGTGTCGGCAATGGGGAAATCAACGGATGTTCTAGTAGACCTAGCGAAAGAACTCACAGATCATCCGAGAAAAAGAGAAATGGATATGCTGCTCGCAACTGGAGAGCAAGTGACCATTTCCTTATTAACGATGGCGCTGCAAGCAAAAGGCTATGATGCGATTTCCTTTACAGGCTGGCAGGCTGGTATGAAAACAGAGCAGGTACACGGTAACGCAAGAATCGTCGATATTGATGAATCAAGAATAAAAGAGGAATTAAGTGCAGGAAAAGTAGTGGTTGTAGCAGGCTTCCAAGGAATTGCAGATGACCTGCATATTACAACACTTGGACGCGGTGGATCAGATACGACGGCTGTAGCACTTGCTGCCGCACTAAAAGCGGATAAATGTGATATTTACACAGATGTACCAGGAGTATTTACGACAGATCCGCGCTATGTACCGGCCGCGCGGAAGCTTGCAGGTATTTCATACGATGAGATGCTCGAACTGGCTAATTTAGGAGCTGGTGTCTTGCATCCGAGAGCTGTCGAATTTGCGAAAAATTATCAAGTCCCACTAGAAGTCCGTTCTAGTATTGAAAATGAATCGGGTACGTTAATTGAGGAGGAATCATCCATGGAACAAAATTTAGTCGTCAGAGGCATTGCATTTGAGGATCAGATTACACGCGTGACGGTGTGCGGTCTTTCAAGCGGTCTCACCACATTGTCGACCATCTTTACGACACTTGCGAAGCAAAATATCAATGTGGATATCATCATTCAGTCCGTCACAAGCACCAATCAGACGTCGATCTCTTTCTCTGTGAAAACGGATGATTTGTCTAAAACAGTTGAAGTGTTAGAAGAATATAAAGGAGCACTTGGCTACGAACAGATCGAGACAGAAAGCAAATTAGCCAAAGTATCTATCGTTGGATCTGGTATGGTTTCAAATCCAGGCGTAGCCGCTGAAATGTTCGCTGTGTTAGCGGAAAAAGACATACAAGTGAAAATGGTCAGTACGTCTGAAATCAAAGTCTCAACAGTGGTTGGCCGTGACGATATGGTCAAAGCAGTTGAAGCGTTGCACGATGCGTTTGATTTATCAAAGGTAGCTGCCCATTCTTAA
- a CDS encoding YslB family protein — protein sequence MNKFESNLEQLKEIEVNGFAYELIREVLLPDILGQDHSSMMYFAGKLLARKFPQESWEKIPEFFHDAGWGTLTMVHSKKQEIEFELEGPLVSNRLTYQKEPCFQMEAGFIAEQIQLLNEHVAESYEQVKKRADKVILTVKWDLRDPS from the coding sequence ATGAATAAATTCGAATCTAACTTAGAACAGCTAAAAGAAATTGAAGTCAATGGATTTGCCTACGAGCTGATACGCGAAGTTCTGCTGCCTGATATTTTGGGTCAGGATCATTCATCTATGATGTATTTTGCGGGTAAGCTGCTTGCTCGTAAATTCCCTCAAGAGTCATGGGAGAAAATCCCCGAATTTTTCCATGATGCCGGATGGGGAACTCTCACGATGGTCCATTCGAAAAAACAGGAAATTGAGTTTGAGCTCGAAGGACCACTTGTATCAAATCGACTTACCTATCAAAAGGAGCCATGCTTTCAGATGGAAGCAGGTTTTATTGCTGAACAAATCCAGCTTCTGAACGAGCACGTGGCTGAATCTTATGAACAAGTGAAAAAGCGTGCTGATAAAGTCATTTTAACCGTTAAATGGGATTTAAGAGACCCTAGCTAA
- the uvrC gene encoding excinuclease ABC subunit UvrC produces MNKLIKEKLSVLPDQPGCYLMKDRQNTVIYVGKAKVLKNRVRSYFTGSHDAKTQRLVSEIEDFEYIVTSSNIEALILELNLIKKYDPKYNVMLKDDKTYPFIKITNERHPKLIVTRHVKKDKGKYFGPYPNVQAARETKKLLDRLYPLRKCATLPDRVCLYYHLGQCLAPCVYDISEETNKQLVDEIIRFLNGGHQQIKKELTEKMNEAAEQLEFERAKELRDQIAYIDSTMEKQKMTMSDLSDRDVFAYAYDKGWMCVQVFFIRQGKLIERDVSLFPMYQDPEEEFLTFMGQFYAKNNHFLPKEILVPDSVDQEMIEQLLETNVHQPKKGKKKDLLLLAHQNAKIALKEKFSLIERDEERSIGAVKQLGDALNIYMPYRIEAFDNSNIQGADPVSAMVVFQDGKPYKKEYRKYKIKTVTGPDDYASMREVIRRRYTRVLKDELPLPDLILIDGGKGQINAAIDVLENELNLSVPVAGLVKDEKHRTSNLMMGDTLEIVALERNSQAFYLLQRIQDEVHRFAISFHRQLRGKNAFQSILDDVPGIGEKRKKQLLKHFGSVKKMKEASIQDFQEAGIPKQTAELLMEALKK; encoded by the coding sequence GCGGCTTGTCAGTGAAATTGAGGACTTTGAATACATTGTCACCTCTTCTAATATCGAGGCACTCATTTTAGAGCTAAATTTAATCAAAAAATACGACCCAAAATACAATGTCATGCTCAAGGATGACAAAACGTATCCTTTTATTAAAATTACGAATGAACGGCATCCTAAGCTGATCGTCACCCGTCATGTGAAAAAGGACAAAGGGAAATATTTCGGACCATACCCGAACGTACAGGCAGCACGTGAAACGAAAAAACTGCTCGACCGTTTATATCCTCTCAGAAAATGTGCCACCCTCCCTGATCGCGTCTGTTTATATTATCATCTTGGACAATGTCTCGCGCCATGTGTGTATGACATTTCTGAAGAAACGAATAAGCAGCTCGTGGACGAAATCATAAGGTTTCTAAACGGAGGACATCAGCAAATCAAAAAAGAACTCACCGAAAAGATGAATGAAGCCGCCGAACAATTAGAGTTCGAACGGGCAAAAGAACTGAGAGACCAAATCGCGTATATCGACTCTACGATGGAAAAGCAGAAAATGACGATGAGCGATTTATCAGATCGAGATGTTTTTGCATATGCCTATGACAAGGGCTGGATGTGTGTCCAGGTCTTCTTCATCAGGCAAGGGAAATTGATTGAACGTGATGTCAGCCTGTTTCCTATGTATCAAGACCCTGAGGAAGAGTTTCTCACATTTATGGGACAATTTTATGCAAAGAACAACCACTTTCTGCCGAAGGAAATTTTGGTGCCAGATAGCGTAGATCAAGAGATGATTGAACAATTGCTTGAGACGAACGTTCATCAGCCGAAAAAAGGAAAGAAAAAGGATTTGCTTTTACTTGCCCATCAAAATGCCAAAATTGCCTTAAAAGAAAAATTTTCGCTCATTGAGCGTGATGAAGAGCGGTCCATTGGTGCAGTGAAGCAGCTTGGAGATGCACTAAATATTTATATGCCTTACCGGATTGAGGCATTTGATAACTCGAATATTCAAGGTGCAGACCCGGTTTCTGCCATGGTCGTCTTTCAGGACGGGAAGCCGTATAAAAAGGAATACCGAAAATACAAAATTAAAACCGTCACAGGTCCAGATGATTATGCATCGATGCGTGAAGTCATTAGAAGGCGATATACCCGCGTGTTAAAGGATGAGCTCCCGCTACCAGATTTGATTTTAATTGACGGAGGAAAGGGACAGATCAATGCAGCGATAGATGTGCTTGAAAATGAATTGAATCTGTCTGTTCCAGTAGCAGGTCTAGTCAAAGATGAAAAGCACCGGACGTCGAATCTGATGATGGGCGATACACTGGAAATTGTTGCACTAGAGCGAAATAGCCAGGCCTTCTATTTATTGCAGCGTATTCAAGATGAAGTGCACCGGTTCGCGATTAGCTTTCACCGGCAGCTGCGCGGAAAAAATGCATTTCAATCTATTTTAGACGATGTGCCAGGTATCGGAGAAAAGCGTAAAAAACAGCTTCTTAAACATTTTGGCTCTGTGAAAAAGATGAAAGAAGCCTCTATCCAAGACTTTCAGGAGGCTGGTATCCCGAAACAAACGGCCGAGCTTTTAATGGAAGCTTTAAAAAAATAG